One stretch of Arachis duranensis cultivar V14167 chromosome 1, aradu.V14167.gnm2.J7QH, whole genome shotgun sequence DNA includes these proteins:
- the LOC107469452 gene encoding serine carboxypeptidase-like 13, with protein sequence MNMLRERRHSSVRMATLLSSNCYSDNHGVLLLLLLLLLQISSQLANCGSIVKFLPGFQGPLPFVLETGYIGVGENEDVQAFYYFIESENNPKVDPLMLWLTGGPGCSAFSGLVFEIGPLGFQNEEYNGSLPNLVYRPYSWTKTSSIIFVDLPVNTGFTYARSESATARSDSLLVNQTHQFLRKWLTEHPQFFSNEFFVGGDSYSGIPIPVIVDEISRENEEGVQPWINLQGYLLGNAATTRVEKNYQIPFAHGMGLISDELYQSLQTNCRGEYIKVDTRSALCSRDLKSFDEMTSGLNKAHILEPSCEFGSPKPLKTSWRRSITENYPLKFVSNTRLRLPPLNCRTYGYFLSSYWANDDKVRNALNIRKGTKKEWQRCTYNIPNKEDIPSSFPYHVKLSRKGYRSLIYSGDHDMNVPFMATQVWIRSLNYSIVDDWRPWYTNGQVAGYTRTYSNMMTFATVKNGGHTAPEYKPEECLDMYSRWISNRPL encoded by the exons ATGAATATGCTCAGAGAAAGAAGACACAGTTCAGTGAGAATGGCTACACTACTAAGCTCAAATTGTTATAGTGATAATCATGGGGTCCTACTTCTCCTTCTTTTGTTACTACTACAGATCTCATCTCAACTTGCAAACTGTGGCAGCATAGTGAAGTTCCTTCCAGGGTTCCAGGGACCCCTTCCTTTTGTTCTTGAAACTGG GTATATAGGAGTGGGTGAAAATGAAGATGTGCAGGCTTTCTACTATTTCATCGAGTCAGAGAACAATCCTAAGGTGGATCCTCTCATGTTGTGGCTCACCGGTGGTCCTGGATGCTCTGCTTTCTCTGGCCTTGTCTTTGAAATCG GACCACTTGGATTTCAAAATGAGGAATATAATGGGAGCTTGCCAAATTTGGTCTATAGGCCATACTCATGGACAAAG ACAAGTAGCATTATATTTGTAGATTTACCTGTTAATACAGGCTTCACATATGCCAGATCAGAATCTGCCACAGCGCGAAGCGACTCATTGCTAGTCAACCAAACTCATCAATTTCTTAGGAAG TGGCTAACTGAGCATCCACAATTTTTCTCAAATGAATTTTTCGTCGGAGGCGATTCATACTCCGGTATTCCTATTCCAGTAATTGTTGATGAAATTTCACGAG aaaatgaagaaggagtcCAACCTTGGATAAATCTTCAG GGGTACCTTCTGGGGAATGCTGCAACAACCCGAGTTGAGAAAAACTATCAAATCCCATTTGCTCATGGAATGGGACTAATTTCTGATGAACTATACCAG TCACTGCAAACAAATTGTAGAGGAGAATATATAAAAGTAGACACTAGAAGTGCATTATGTTCAAGAGATCTCAAGTCCTTTGATGAG ATGACATCAGGACTCAATAAAGCCCATATTTTGGAACCTTCATGTGAATTTGGTTCACCTAAACCATTGAAGACTTCTTGGAGACGATCTATAACCGAAaactatcctttgaagttcgtCAGCAACACTCGTCTCAGATTACCACCCTTGAACTGCCGG ACTTATGGATACTTCCTTAGTAGTTATTGGGCCAATGATGACAAAGTACGGAATGCGCTAAACATACGAAAG GGAACAAAAAAGGAATGGCAACGCTGCACCTACAATATACCCAACAAGGAGGATATCCCTAGCAGCTTTCCATATCATGTAAAGCTCAGCAGAAAAGGCTATCGTTCGCTGATATACAG CGGCGATCATGACATGAATGTTCCTTTCATGGCGACTCAAGTGTGGATAAGATCGCTAAACTACTCAATAGTTGATGATTGGAGGCCATGGTATACAAATGGCCAAGTTGCAGG ATATACAAGAACTTACTCCAATATGATGACATTTGCAACTGTTAAG AATGGAGGGCACACAGCTCCTGAATACAAGCCTGAAGAATGCTTGGACATGTATAGTAGGTGGATCTCTAACAGGCCATTGTAG